The following coding sequences lie in one Streptomyces venezuelae genomic window:
- a CDS encoding enoyl-CoA hydratase/isomerase family protein, whose translation MTAASPESTPDPTSATAPAPREHPLDSLIRHSTDNGVSWITLDRPEAMNALTWDQRERVIALLGDASGDPGVRTVVITATGKGFCAGADLRGAPVTAERVPGDVARTIKQGAQRLVSAVLDCEKPVIAAVNGTAAGIGAHLAFACDLVIAAEHARFIEVFVRRGLVPDGGGAYLLPRLIGPQRAKELMFFGDAVSAADAERMGLVNRVVLADELEKTAREWAERLAAGPTRALALTKQLVNASLETDRAAAFAAEAAAQEINMTTADAREGVASFVERRTPTYRGR comes from the coding sequence ATGACCGCCGCCTCCCCCGAATCCACACCCGACCCCACGTCCGCCACCGCACCCGCCCCCCGCGAGCACCCCCTCGACTCATTGATACGGCACAGCACTGACAACGGCGTCTCGTGGATCACGCTCGACCGCCCCGAAGCCATGAACGCCCTCACCTGGGACCAGCGCGAACGCGTCATCGCGTTGCTCGGCGACGCCTCCGGCGACCCCGGCGTGCGGACCGTGGTGATCACCGCGACCGGCAAGGGATTCTGCGCGGGCGCCGACCTGCGCGGCGCCCCCGTCACCGCCGAGCGCGTGCCCGGTGACGTCGCCCGCACCATCAAGCAGGGCGCCCAGCGGCTCGTATCGGCGGTCCTCGACTGCGAGAAGCCGGTGATCGCCGCGGTGAACGGCACCGCGGCGGGCATCGGCGCGCACCTCGCGTTCGCCTGCGACCTGGTCATCGCCGCCGAACACGCACGGTTCATCGAGGTGTTCGTGCGCCGCGGTCTCGTGCCGGACGGCGGCGGCGCGTATCTGCTGCCTCGGCTGATCGGGCCGCAGCGGGCCAAGGAGCTGATGTTCTTCGGCGACGCGGTGTCGGCCGCCGACGCGGAACGCATGGGCCTCGTCAACCGCGTCGTACTGGCCGATGAGCTGGAGAAGACGGCACGGGAGTGGGCGGAACGTCTCGCGGCCGGGCCGACCCGCGCCCTCGCCCTGACGAAGCAGCTGGTCAACGCGTCCTTGGAGACGGACAGGGCGGCGGCCTTCGCCGCGGAGGCCGCCGCACAGGAGATCAACATGACGACGGCGGACGCGAGGGAAGGCGTGGCGAGCTTCGTGGAACGCCGCACACCCACGTACCGGGGCCGCTGA